One genomic window of Halorubrum hochsteinianum includes the following:
- a CDS encoding acyl-CoA synthetase — protein MGTRHNLTEYEERRAAFDWTDVYDEADWDAPAELNIAHETVDRHATDRDAVALYQVGTDGEPTTLTFWELADRSAQFANVLETLGVAAGDRVVSYMPRIPEHYVAMIGTLKRGAVWGSVNERFGPEGIAYRLRDCDASAVVTTTDNRETIADALADAPSVDHVITVDRGGGAPPADTVFGPALDDAATSYETAATGGEDDALLYYTSGTTGPAKGVLHRQRWIAGVAATQRDAVDLQPGDLYWSTGDLGWLTGAINTLGAWFWGTALFTYEGEFDPETWADLLDEYPITVLFSVPTAYRMLRENEAVLDGVDLDLRHALSIGEPLSAGVVEWGEATLDVTILDTYGQTETGNMIINNYPTMEVRPGSMGKPLPGIEAEVVDPDTGEVLDPGETGEIAQRGDYPCFFAEYWEQPEKTASCFVDGPDGEWYLSGDLAHKDEDGYFWFEGRADDIILSAGYRIGPFEVESSLGEHEAVAEAAVVPKPHPERGNIVKAYVVPSEGATPSDDLKAEIKDHVKTELSAHEYPRELEFRTELPKTVTGKIRRTELQDDAEADAEA, from the coding sequence ATGGGGACACGTCACAACCTCACCGAGTACGAGGAGCGTCGGGCCGCGTTCGACTGGACGGACGTCTACGACGAGGCCGACTGGGACGCACCGGCCGAGCTGAACATCGCCCACGAGACGGTCGACCGTCACGCGACGGACCGCGACGCGGTCGCGCTGTATCAGGTCGGGACCGACGGCGAGCCCACGACGCTGACGTTCTGGGAGCTCGCCGACCGGTCCGCCCAGTTCGCGAACGTCTTGGAGACGCTCGGCGTCGCCGCCGGCGACCGCGTCGTCTCGTACATGCCGCGCATCCCCGAACACTACGTGGCGATGATCGGGACGCTCAAGCGCGGGGCCGTCTGGGGGAGCGTCAACGAGCGGTTCGGGCCCGAGGGGATCGCGTATCGGCTCCGCGACTGTGACGCGAGCGCGGTGGTGACGACGACCGACAACCGCGAGACGATCGCCGACGCGCTCGCCGACGCGCCGAGCGTCGACCACGTCATCACCGTCGACCGCGGCGGCGGTGCCCCGCCCGCGGACACCGTGTTCGGCCCCGCGCTCGACGACGCGGCGACGTCCTACGAGACGGCCGCGACCGGCGGGGAGGACGACGCCCTCCTCTACTACACCTCCGGGACGACCGGGCCGGCGAAGGGCGTCCTCCACAGGCAGCGCTGGATCGCCGGGGTCGCGGCCACCCAGCGCGACGCGGTCGACCTCCAGCCCGGCGACCTCTACTGGAGCACGGGCGATCTCGGGTGGCTGACGGGCGCGATCAACACGCTCGGCGCGTGGTTCTGGGGGACGGCGCTGTTCACGTACGAGGGGGAGTTCGACCCCGAGACGTGGGCTGACCTGCTCGACGAGTACCCGATCACGGTGCTCTTCTCGGTGCCGACGGCCTACCGGATGCTGCGCGAAAACGAGGCGGTCCTCGACGGGGTCGACCTCGACCTCCGGCACGCCCTCTCGATCGGCGAGCCGCTCAGCGCCGGCGTCGTCGAGTGGGGCGAGGCGACGCTGGACGTGACGATCCTCGACACCTACGGGCAGACGGAGACGGGGAACATGATCATCAACAACTACCCCACGATGGAGGTCCGCCCCGGGTCGATGGGGAAACCCCTCCCCGGCATCGAGGCCGAGGTTGTCGACCCGGACACCGGCGAGGTGCTCGACCCCGGGGAGACCGGCGAGATCGCCCAGCGGGGCGACTACCCCTGCTTCTTCGCGGAGTACTGGGAGCAGCCAGAGAAGACGGCCTCGTGTTTCGTCGACGGCCCCGACGGCGAGTGGTACCTCTCCGGCGACCTCGCGCACAAGGACGAGGACGGCTACTTCTGGTTCGAGGGGCGGGCCGACGACATCATCCTCTCGGCGGGGTATCGCATCGGCCCCTTCGAGGTCGAGAGTTCGCTGGGCGAACACGAGGCGGTGGCCGAGGCCGCGGTCGTCCCGAAGCCGCACCCGGAGCGGGGCAACATCGTGAAGGCGTACGTCGTGCCGAGCGAGGGGGCGACGCCCTCCGACGACCTCAAAGCCGAGATCAAAGACCACGTGAAAACGGAGCTCTCCGCCCACGAGTACCCGCGGGAACTGGAGTTCCGCACGGAACTGCCGAAGACGGTCACCGGAAAGATCCGGCGCACGGAGCTCCAAGACGACGCCGAGGCCGACGCCGAAGCGTAG
- a CDS encoding aldo/keto reductase, with translation MEYTTLGGSGTKVSRIGIGTNTFGGDAEWHLSAAEAQEVVDTAVEHGINFFDTANAYNAGESERVLGEALDGYDADRQVVATKVYFQMDDDDPNSGGLSRKAIEQELANSLDRLGMETIDLYQIHRWDDETPIEETLRALTDAVERGQVRHLGASSMWAHQFADAVHAADRGGHEPFVTMQNHYNLAYREEEREMVPFCEQNDVGLIPWSPLARGFLTRPHDELEATVRGETDQYLHERLRTYAANGGREINERVAELADEKGVKMAQIALSWLLHQDAVDAPIIGARKPEYVVDAVEALDIDLSASDLDWLAEPYEPVPVDGHS, from the coding sequence ATGGAGTACACGACGCTGGGCGGTTCGGGGACGAAGGTCAGTCGCATCGGAATCGGGACCAACACGTTCGGCGGCGACGCCGAGTGGCACCTGTCCGCGGCGGAGGCGCAGGAGGTCGTCGACACCGCCGTCGAACACGGGATCAACTTCTTCGACACCGCCAACGCGTACAACGCCGGCGAGAGCGAGCGCGTCCTCGGGGAGGCGCTCGACGGGTACGACGCCGACCGACAGGTCGTCGCCACGAAGGTGTACTTCCAGATGGACGACGACGACCCGAACTCCGGCGGGCTCTCGCGGAAGGCGATCGAGCAGGAGCTCGCGAACAGCCTCGACCGGCTCGGCATGGAGACGATCGACCTCTATCAGATCCACCGCTGGGACGACGAGACGCCCATCGAGGAGACGCTGCGCGCGCTCACGGACGCCGTCGAGCGGGGGCAGGTGCGGCATCTCGGCGCGTCGTCGATGTGGGCTCACCAGTTCGCCGACGCGGTCCACGCGGCGGACCGAGGGGGTCACGAGCCGTTCGTCACGATGCAGAACCACTACAACCTCGCCTACCGAGAGGAGGAGCGCGAGATGGTGCCGTTCTGCGAGCAGAACGACGTCGGACTGATCCCGTGGAGCCCGCTCGCGCGCGGGTTCCTCACTCGCCCGCACGACGAACTCGAGGCGACCGTCCGCGGCGAGACGGACCAGTACCTCCACGAGCGGCTCCGGACGTACGCGGCGAACGGCGGCCGCGAGATCAACGAGCGCGTCGCGGAGCTCGCCGACGAGAAGGGCGTGAAGATGGCGCAGATCGCGCTGTCATGGCTGCTCCATCAGGACGCCGTCGACGCCCCGATCATCGGGGCACGGAAGCCCGAGTACGTCGTCGACGCCGTCGAGGCGCTCGACATCGACCTGTCCGCGTCCGATCTCGACTGGTTGGCAGAGCCGTACGAGCCGGTGCCGGTGGATGGCCACAGCTGA